The Nodularia sp. LEGE 06071 genome contains the following window.
ATCTCCACCCTCCAAGGTCATGGCGGTGAGGTCATTAGTGTGGTGTTCAGCCCCGACGGCAAAATCTTAGCCTCCGCCAGTCGTGATAAGACCATCAAACTGTGGAATCGGGACACAGGTCAACTGATCTCCACCCTCGAAGGTCATGGCGAATTGGTCAAGATTGTAGTGTACGGCCCCACCTG
Protein-coding sequences here:
- a CDS encoding WD40 repeat domain-containing protein, giving the protein MFSPDGKILASASRDKTIKLWNRDTGQLISTLEGHGELVKIVVYGPT